The Antennarius striatus isolate MH-2024 chromosome 11, ASM4005453v1, whole genome shotgun sequence genome window below encodes:
- the vit gene encoding vitrin isoform X3 yields the protein MNKASLTAICLVLLSSVCCAKPNGSKNKKPKQVVPAIECDVRAGKINLPEFIVKCPAHCKETKQQVYGTGVFASISSICNAAIHNGVITNTGGKVIVRKMAGQNVYKGSNSNGVRSLSLPKWRESFVVSVGKPKKGVIYPSTLDYVPSRPTYVKASQKESKSPPVTTALPLTTSPEPTTTTTPEPTTTTTTTTTTTTTAPPTTASTTTAPPPPPTTAKARAAVHKVRDAGSSHPYLASVASAGPRQSQNAQGKSFSQVFRGTSYPNRFPQRAGTGLRRQDTGSTIRRQPSSPVGPGFPRRDWPPPSFPHPDWYPGARRPTDVSYAAPDSGYTWSETDTPEVAAWDHKPDISEYERWFYNFGPYLPRNTDSDGNRKAPLDNTHTRVEPVDAWRPEANLYESGFNVREQEPVPRASEPVSQGDPNCKVDLVFLMDGSWSIGKRRFKIQKDFLSEVALAINVGLAGPMMGIIQYGDDPVTEISLKSYSSSREVKPAIDKIVQKGGLSNVGKALSYINKQYFSDANGNRGGASNVAVVLVDGWPTDKVEEASRLARESGINIFFVTIEGPDDNEKQNLVEANFVDKAVCRTNGFFSLPVTSWFSLRKAVQPLVKRVCDTDRLVCSKTCLNANDIAFVIDGSSSVGTSNFRTVLQFVANVTREFEISDTDTRVGAVQYTYEQRLEFAFGQYNNKAELLNAIKRINYWSGGTSTGAAITYAADQLFSKSKPNKRKIMIVITDGRSYDDVRAPALAVHRQGVIAYSIGIAWAAQDELEYIATDPDKEHSFFVDEFDNLYKFVPKIIHNICQEFNSQPRN from the exons ATGAACAAAGCATCACTCACTGCCATCTGCCTCG TACTCCTGTCATCCGTCTGCTGTGCCAAACCTAACGGATCAAAAAACAAGAAGCCAAAGCAAG TCGTTCCGGCCATAGAGTGTGACGTGAGAGCAGGAAAGATCAACCTCCCAGAGTTCATCGTCAAATGTCCGGCGCATTGTaaggaaacaaagcagcagGTCTATGGGACGGGTGTGTTCGCCTCCATCTCCAGCATCTGCAACGCAGCAATCCACAA TGGTGTCATCACCAACACAGGAGGGAAGGTGATAGTGAGGAAGATGGCCGGGCAAAATGTCTACAAAGGCAGTAACTCCAACGGCGTGCGCTCTCTGTCTTTACCTAAATGGAGAGAGTCATTTGTTGTCTCAG TGGGGAAGCCCAAGAAAGGAGTGATCTATCCATCCACGCTGGACTACGTCCCCTCAAGACCAACCTACGTGAAAGCAA GTCAAAAGGAGAGCAAAAGCCCTCCAGTCACCACAGCGTTGCCTCTGACAACATCACCTGAACCCACAACGACTACGACACCTgaacccaccaccaccaccaccaccaccaccaccaccaccaccacggcACCTCCCACCACAGCCTCCACTACCACtgcacctccaccaccacccactACTGCTAAGGCTCGAGCTGCTGTCCATAAAGTTAGAGATGCAG GCAGCAGTCACCCATACCTTGCTTCTGTGGCATCTGCAGGTCCAA GACAGTCACAGAATGCTCAAGGAAAGAGTTTCAGCCAAG TATTCAGAGGAACTTCTTATCCAAATAGATTCCCACAACGTGCCGGCACAG GTCTGCGGAGACAAGACACAGGGTCGACCATCAGGAGACAACCGTCCTCACCAGTTGGCCCAG GTTTTCCCAGGAGGGATTGGCCCCCACCTTCGTTTCCTCATCCCGATTGGTACCCTGGAGCGCGACGACCAACAG ATGTTAGTTACGCAGCTCCAGACTCAGGATACACATGGAGTGAGACAGACACACCTGAGGTTGCAG CTTGGGATCACAAGCCTGATATCTCAGAATATGAGCGCTGGTTTTATAACTTTGGACCGTACC TGCCTCGCAACACTGACTCAGATGGCAACCGTAAAGCACCACTGGATAACACCCACACTCGAG TGGAGCCAGTGGACGCCTGGAGGCCAGAAGCAAACCTGTATGAATCAG gcTTCAATGTGAGAGAGCAGGAACCCGTACCCAGAGCGTCTGAACCTGTGTCCCAGGGAGATCCAA ACTGTAAAGTGGACCTTGTGTTCCTGATGGACGGGAGCTGGAGCATTGGGAAAAGACGCTTTAAGATCCAgaaggacttcctgtctgaagtGGCTCTGGCCATCAACGTGGGTCTGGCTGGACCAATGATGGGGATCATACAATACGG AGATGACCCTGTGACAGAGATCAGCCTGAAGTCCTACTCCAGCTCCAGGGAGGTGAAGCCCGCCATCGATAAGATCGTGCAGAAGGGGGGTCTCTCCAACGTGG GAAAGGCCCTCAGCTACATCAACAAGCAGTACTTCAGTGACGCCAACGGGAACCGAGGAGGAGCCTCCAATGTGGCCGTGGTGCTGGTGGACGGCTGGCCCACAGACAAGGTGGAGGAGGCATCTCGTCTTGCTCGGGAGTCCGGCatcaacattttctttgtcaCCATTGAGGGCCCTGATGACAACGAGAAGCAAAACCTGGTGGAAGCCAACTTTGTTGATAAG GCTGTGTGTCGGACAAACGGCTTCTTCTCCCTGCCGGTGACCAGCTGGTTTTCTCTGAGGAAGGCCGTGCAGCCTCTGGTGAAGAGAGTGTGTGACACAGACCGCCTGGTGTGCAGCAAGACCTGCCTCAATGCCAACGACATCGCTTTTGTCATCGATGGCTCCAGCAGCGTGGGAACCAGCAACTTCCGAACGGTGCTGCAGTTTGTGGCCAACGTCACGAGGGAATTCGAGATCTCGGACACGGACACTCGGGTCGGGGCGGTGCAGTACACCTATGAGCAGAGACTGGAGTTTGCCTTTGGCCAGTACAACAACAAGGCTGAGTTGTTGAACGCCATCAAACGCATCAATTACTGGAGCGGTGGGACCAGCACCGGGGCGGCCATCACCTACGCCGCAGACCAGCTTTTCAGCAAATCAAAACCCAACAAACGTAAGATCATGATTGTCATCACTGATGGGCGGTCTTATGATGACGTCAGAGCACCTGCACTTGCCGTTCATCGCCAAG GTGTGATCGCCTACTCCATCGGCATCGCATGGGCAGCCCAGGACGAGCTGGAGTACATCGCCACCGACCCAGACAAGGAGCACTCGTTCTTTGTGGATGAGTTCGACAACCTCTACAAATTTGTGCCAAAAATCATCCACAACATCTGTCAGGAGTTTAACTCCCAGCCCAGGAACTGA
- the vit gene encoding vitrin isoform X6, whose protein sequence is MNKASLTAICLVLLSSVCCAKPNGSKNKKPKQVVPAIECDVRAGKINLPEFIVKCPAHCKETKQQVYGTGVFASISSICNAAIHNGVITNTGGKVIVRKMAGQNVYKGSNSNGVRSLSLPKWRESFVVSVGKPKKGVIYPSTLDYVPSRPTYVKASQKESKSPPVTTALPLTTSPEPTTTTTPEPTTTTTTTTTTTTTAPPTTASTTTAPPPPPTTAKARAAVHKVRDAGSSHPYLASVASAGPRQSQNAQGKSFSQGLRRQDTGSTIRRQPSSPVGPGFPRRDWPPPSFPHPDWYPGARRPTDVSYAAPDSGYTWSETDTPEVAAWDHKPDISEYERWFYNFGPYLPRNTDSDGNRKAPLDNTHTRVEPVDAWRPEANLYESGFNVREQEPVPRASEPVSQGDPNCKVDLVFLMDGSWSIGKRRFKIQKDFLSEVALAINVGLAGPMMGIIQYGDDPVTEISLKSYSSSREVKPAIDKIVQKGGLSNVGKALSYINKQYFSDANGNRGGASNVAVVLVDGWPTDKVEEASRLARESGINIFFVTIEGPDDNEKQNLVEANFVDKAVCRTNGFFSLPVTSWFSLRKAVQPLVKRVCDTDRLVCSKTCLNANDIAFVIDGSSSVGTSNFRTVLQFVANVTREFEISDTDTRVGAVQYTYEQRLEFAFGQYNNKAELLNAIKRINYWSGGTSTGAAITYAADQLFSKSKPNKRKIMIVITDGRSYDDVRAPALAVHRQGVIAYSIGIAWAAQDELEYIATDPDKEHSFFVDEFDNLYKFVPKIIHNICQEFNSQPRN, encoded by the exons ATGAACAAAGCATCACTCACTGCCATCTGCCTCG TACTCCTGTCATCCGTCTGCTGTGCCAAACCTAACGGATCAAAAAACAAGAAGCCAAAGCAAG TCGTTCCGGCCATAGAGTGTGACGTGAGAGCAGGAAAGATCAACCTCCCAGAGTTCATCGTCAAATGTCCGGCGCATTGTaaggaaacaaagcagcagGTCTATGGGACGGGTGTGTTCGCCTCCATCTCCAGCATCTGCAACGCAGCAATCCACAA TGGTGTCATCACCAACACAGGAGGGAAGGTGATAGTGAGGAAGATGGCCGGGCAAAATGTCTACAAAGGCAGTAACTCCAACGGCGTGCGCTCTCTGTCTTTACCTAAATGGAGAGAGTCATTTGTTGTCTCAG TGGGGAAGCCCAAGAAAGGAGTGATCTATCCATCCACGCTGGACTACGTCCCCTCAAGACCAACCTACGTGAAAGCAA GTCAAAAGGAGAGCAAAAGCCCTCCAGTCACCACAGCGTTGCCTCTGACAACATCACCTGAACCCACAACGACTACGACACCTgaacccaccaccaccaccaccaccaccaccaccaccaccaccacggcACCTCCCACCACAGCCTCCACTACCACtgcacctccaccaccacccactACTGCTAAGGCTCGAGCTGCTGTCCATAAAGTTAGAGATGCAG GCAGCAGTCACCCATACCTTGCTTCTGTGGCATCTGCAGGTCCAA GACAGTCACAGAATGCTCAAGGAAAGAGTTTCAGCCAAG GTCTGCGGAGACAAGACACAGGGTCGACCATCAGGAGACAACCGTCCTCACCAGTTGGCCCAG GTTTTCCCAGGAGGGATTGGCCCCCACCTTCGTTTCCTCATCCCGATTGGTACCCTGGAGCGCGACGACCAACAG ATGTTAGTTACGCAGCTCCAGACTCAGGATACACATGGAGTGAGACAGACACACCTGAGGTTGCAG CTTGGGATCACAAGCCTGATATCTCAGAATATGAGCGCTGGTTTTATAACTTTGGACCGTACC TGCCTCGCAACACTGACTCAGATGGCAACCGTAAAGCACCACTGGATAACACCCACACTCGAG TGGAGCCAGTGGACGCCTGGAGGCCAGAAGCAAACCTGTATGAATCAG gcTTCAATGTGAGAGAGCAGGAACCCGTACCCAGAGCGTCTGAACCTGTGTCCCAGGGAGATCCAA ACTGTAAAGTGGACCTTGTGTTCCTGATGGACGGGAGCTGGAGCATTGGGAAAAGACGCTTTAAGATCCAgaaggacttcctgtctgaagtGGCTCTGGCCATCAACGTGGGTCTGGCTGGACCAATGATGGGGATCATACAATACGG AGATGACCCTGTGACAGAGATCAGCCTGAAGTCCTACTCCAGCTCCAGGGAGGTGAAGCCCGCCATCGATAAGATCGTGCAGAAGGGGGGTCTCTCCAACGTGG GAAAGGCCCTCAGCTACATCAACAAGCAGTACTTCAGTGACGCCAACGGGAACCGAGGAGGAGCCTCCAATGTGGCCGTGGTGCTGGTGGACGGCTGGCCCACAGACAAGGTGGAGGAGGCATCTCGTCTTGCTCGGGAGTCCGGCatcaacattttctttgtcaCCATTGAGGGCCCTGATGACAACGAGAAGCAAAACCTGGTGGAAGCCAACTTTGTTGATAAG GCTGTGTGTCGGACAAACGGCTTCTTCTCCCTGCCGGTGACCAGCTGGTTTTCTCTGAGGAAGGCCGTGCAGCCTCTGGTGAAGAGAGTGTGTGACACAGACCGCCTGGTGTGCAGCAAGACCTGCCTCAATGCCAACGACATCGCTTTTGTCATCGATGGCTCCAGCAGCGTGGGAACCAGCAACTTCCGAACGGTGCTGCAGTTTGTGGCCAACGTCACGAGGGAATTCGAGATCTCGGACACGGACACTCGGGTCGGGGCGGTGCAGTACACCTATGAGCAGAGACTGGAGTTTGCCTTTGGCCAGTACAACAACAAGGCTGAGTTGTTGAACGCCATCAAACGCATCAATTACTGGAGCGGTGGGACCAGCACCGGGGCGGCCATCACCTACGCCGCAGACCAGCTTTTCAGCAAATCAAAACCCAACAAACGTAAGATCATGATTGTCATCACTGATGGGCGGTCTTATGATGACGTCAGAGCACCTGCACTTGCCGTTCATCGCCAAG GTGTGATCGCCTACTCCATCGGCATCGCATGGGCAGCCCAGGACGAGCTGGAGTACATCGCCACCGACCCAGACAAGGAGCACTCGTTCTTTGTGGATGAGTTCGACAACCTCTACAAATTTGTGCCAAAAATCATCCACAACATCTGTCAGGAGTTTAACTCCCAGCCCAGGAACTGA
- the vit gene encoding vitrin isoform X7 has product MNKASLTAICLVLLSSVCCAKPNGSKNKKPKQVVPAIECDVRAGKINLPEFIVKCPAHCKETKQQVYGTGVFASISSICNAAIHNGVITNTGGKVIVRKMAGQNVYKGSNSNGVRSLSLPKWRESFVVSVGKPKKGVIYPSTLDYVPSRPTYVKASQKESKSPPVTTALPLTTSPEPTTTTTPEPTTTTTTTTTTTTTAPPTTASTTTAPPPPPTTAKARAAVHKVRDAGSSHPYLASVASAGPRQSQNAQGKSFSQVFRGTSYPNRFPQRAGTGLRRQDTGSTIRRQPSSPVGPAFNKVQPAPPKQIPTMSQASPGFPRRDWPPPSFPHPDWYPGARRPTVPRNTDSDGNRKAPLDNTHTRVEPVDAWRPEANLYESGFNVREQEPVPRASEPVSQGDPNCKVDLVFLMDGSWSIGKRRFKIQKDFLSEVALAINVGLAGPMMGIIQYGDDPVTEISLKSYSSSREVKPAIDKIVQKGGLSNVGKALSYINKQYFSDANGNRGGASNVAVVLVDGWPTDKVEEASRLARESGINIFFVTIEGPDDNEKQNLVEANFVDKAVCRTNGFFSLPVTSWFSLRKAVQPLVKRVCDTDRLVCSKTCLNANDIAFVIDGSSSVGTSNFRTVLQFVANVTREFEISDTDTRVGAVQYTYEQRLEFAFGQYNNKAELLNAIKRINYWSGGTSTGAAITYAADQLFSKSKPNKRKIMIVITDGRSYDDVRAPALAVHRQGVIAYSIGIAWAAQDELEYIATDPDKEHSFFVDEFDNLYKFVPKIIHNICQEFNSQPRN; this is encoded by the exons ATGAACAAAGCATCACTCACTGCCATCTGCCTCG TACTCCTGTCATCCGTCTGCTGTGCCAAACCTAACGGATCAAAAAACAAGAAGCCAAAGCAAG TCGTTCCGGCCATAGAGTGTGACGTGAGAGCAGGAAAGATCAACCTCCCAGAGTTCATCGTCAAATGTCCGGCGCATTGTaaggaaacaaagcagcagGTCTATGGGACGGGTGTGTTCGCCTCCATCTCCAGCATCTGCAACGCAGCAATCCACAA TGGTGTCATCACCAACACAGGAGGGAAGGTGATAGTGAGGAAGATGGCCGGGCAAAATGTCTACAAAGGCAGTAACTCCAACGGCGTGCGCTCTCTGTCTTTACCTAAATGGAGAGAGTCATTTGTTGTCTCAG TGGGGAAGCCCAAGAAAGGAGTGATCTATCCATCCACGCTGGACTACGTCCCCTCAAGACCAACCTACGTGAAAGCAA GTCAAAAGGAGAGCAAAAGCCCTCCAGTCACCACAGCGTTGCCTCTGACAACATCACCTGAACCCACAACGACTACGACACCTgaacccaccaccaccaccaccaccaccaccaccaccaccaccacggcACCTCCCACCACAGCCTCCACTACCACtgcacctccaccaccacccactACTGCTAAGGCTCGAGCTGCTGTCCATAAAGTTAGAGATGCAG GCAGCAGTCACCCATACCTTGCTTCTGTGGCATCTGCAGGTCCAA GACAGTCACAGAATGCTCAAGGAAAGAGTTTCAGCCAAG TATTCAGAGGAACTTCTTATCCAAATAGATTCCCACAACGTGCCGGCACAG GTCTGCGGAGACAAGACACAGGGTCGACCATCAGGAGACAACCGTCCTCACCAGTTGGCCCAG CTTTTAACAAAGTTCAGCCAGCCCCACCCAAGCAGATTCCAACTATGAGTCAGGCCAGTCCTG GTTTTCCCAGGAGGGATTGGCCCCCACCTTCGTTTCCTCATCCCGATTGGTACCCTGGAGCGCGACGACCAACAG TGCCTCGCAACACTGACTCAGATGGCAACCGTAAAGCACCACTGGATAACACCCACACTCGAG TGGAGCCAGTGGACGCCTGGAGGCCAGAAGCAAACCTGTATGAATCAG gcTTCAATGTGAGAGAGCAGGAACCCGTACCCAGAGCGTCTGAACCTGTGTCCCAGGGAGATCCAA ACTGTAAAGTGGACCTTGTGTTCCTGATGGACGGGAGCTGGAGCATTGGGAAAAGACGCTTTAAGATCCAgaaggacttcctgtctgaagtGGCTCTGGCCATCAACGTGGGTCTGGCTGGACCAATGATGGGGATCATACAATACGG AGATGACCCTGTGACAGAGATCAGCCTGAAGTCCTACTCCAGCTCCAGGGAGGTGAAGCCCGCCATCGATAAGATCGTGCAGAAGGGGGGTCTCTCCAACGTGG GAAAGGCCCTCAGCTACATCAACAAGCAGTACTTCAGTGACGCCAACGGGAACCGAGGAGGAGCCTCCAATGTGGCCGTGGTGCTGGTGGACGGCTGGCCCACAGACAAGGTGGAGGAGGCATCTCGTCTTGCTCGGGAGTCCGGCatcaacattttctttgtcaCCATTGAGGGCCCTGATGACAACGAGAAGCAAAACCTGGTGGAAGCCAACTTTGTTGATAAG GCTGTGTGTCGGACAAACGGCTTCTTCTCCCTGCCGGTGACCAGCTGGTTTTCTCTGAGGAAGGCCGTGCAGCCTCTGGTGAAGAGAGTGTGTGACACAGACCGCCTGGTGTGCAGCAAGACCTGCCTCAATGCCAACGACATCGCTTTTGTCATCGATGGCTCCAGCAGCGTGGGAACCAGCAACTTCCGAACGGTGCTGCAGTTTGTGGCCAACGTCACGAGGGAATTCGAGATCTCGGACACGGACACTCGGGTCGGGGCGGTGCAGTACACCTATGAGCAGAGACTGGAGTTTGCCTTTGGCCAGTACAACAACAAGGCTGAGTTGTTGAACGCCATCAAACGCATCAATTACTGGAGCGGTGGGACCAGCACCGGGGCGGCCATCACCTACGCCGCAGACCAGCTTTTCAGCAAATCAAAACCCAACAAACGTAAGATCATGATTGTCATCACTGATGGGCGGTCTTATGATGACGTCAGAGCACCTGCACTTGCCGTTCATCGCCAAG GTGTGATCGCCTACTCCATCGGCATCGCATGGGCAGCCCAGGACGAGCTGGAGTACATCGCCACCGACCCAGACAAGGAGCACTCGTTCTTTGTGGATGAGTTCGACAACCTCTACAAATTTGTGCCAAAAATCATCCACAACATCTGTCAGGAGTTTAACTCCCAGCCCAGGAACTGA